A section of the Mycobacterium sp. 3519A genome encodes:
- a CDS encoding family 16 glycosylhydrolase, protein MDRRNLMLMAGLGALAAAIPLPEAGAAPPSGDPGRYIFSDEFDGPAGSAPNPANWTVQSWQDDVFPPVEGIYRDDRRNVFLDGNSNLVLLATQEFGNYYSGKVRGNWRVPINTTWEARIKLDCLFPGLWPAFWAVNEDPLPDGEVDMFEWYGNGDWAPGTTVHAASNGKTWEGKSIPGMVDGAWHTWRMNWGEDGFKFWRDYTDGAKPYFTVPNKPIPVHGNVTDLRWPFNNPGYWLSPMFTLAVGGVGAGDAALGTYPAAYLVDYIRVW, encoded by the coding sequence ATGGATCGTCGCAACCTGATGTTGATGGCCGGGCTCGGTGCGCTGGCCGCCGCTATCCCCCTACCGGAAGCCGGGGCCGCGCCGCCAAGCGGTGATCCCGGCCGGTACATCTTCTCGGACGAGTTCGACGGACCCGCCGGATCGGCGCCGAACCCGGCGAACTGGACGGTGCAGAGCTGGCAGGACGATGTCTTCCCGCCGGTCGAGGGCATCTACCGCGACGACCGCCGCAACGTGTTCCTGGACGGCAACTCCAACCTGGTCCTGCTGGCCACCCAGGAGTTCGGCAACTACTACAGCGGCAAGGTGCGGGGCAACTGGCGGGTGCCGATCAACACCACCTGGGAGGCGCGGATCAAGCTCGACTGCTTGTTCCCCGGGCTGTGGCCCGCGTTCTGGGCGGTGAACGAGGATCCGCTGCCCGACGGCGAAGTCGACATGTTCGAGTGGTACGGCAACGGGGACTGGGCGCCGGGAACCACGGTGCACGCCGCGTCCAATGGCAAGACCTGGGAAGGAAAGTCGATTCCCGGGATGGTCGACGGCGCCTGGCATACCTGGCGGATGAATTGGGGCGAGGACGGTTTCAAGTTCTGGCGGGATTACACGGACGGCGCGAAGCCGTATTTCACGGTGCCGAACAAGCCGATCCCCGTGCACGGCAATGTGACCGACCTGCGGTGGCCGTTCAACAATCCCGGCTATTGGCTGTCGCCGATGTTCACCCTCGCGGTCGGTGGGGTCGGGGCAGGCGACGCCGCGTTGGGTACCTACCCGGCCGCGTATCTGGTGGACTACATCCGCGTCTGGTAG
- a CDS encoding NAD(P)/FAD-dependent oxidoreductase, with amino-acid sequence MGRRLRILVVGAGVGGISAARGLLRDGHDVTVVEQRPDTQPGGGAVTIWPNGATVLQQLGVDMTGAGQRLFSVRVMTSTGRPLVTLDLTAIVQRLGASVRMVPRRVLLERLLEGFPTDRIRFDRRAATMSASRDGVRVEFEDGGAADADLLIGADGLHSKVRDVVGARDAEPTGWCSWQGLATLADLTDKHVALLVIGEHGNLGLWPAGGSEVQWWFDLPWSFGFVRPESPIAVLRQHFTGWCDAVDGLLATLTDADLADSPYPHFRHPVPGPGRGPLTLLGDAAHTMPPTLAQGTNQALLDTMVLCKALADVRGDPSKALRWYEKTRRRSVSAVSRVTALQVSHTEAVLRPAAVIPDRYMTWALTTFLGSVSHRRISAEVSRDLAAMPSS; translated from the coding sequence GTGGGGAGGAGGCTGCGAATCCTCGTCGTCGGCGCTGGCGTCGGCGGCATCTCCGCAGCCAGGGGATTACTGCGCGACGGACACGACGTCACCGTCGTCGAACAGCGCCCGGACACCCAGCCCGGCGGCGGGGCCGTCACGATCTGGCCCAACGGTGCGACGGTGCTGCAGCAGCTCGGTGTCGACATGACCGGGGCAGGCCAGCGGCTGTTCAGCGTGCGGGTGATGACGTCGACGGGCCGCCCGCTTGTCACGCTGGACCTGACGGCGATCGTGCAACGGCTCGGCGCGTCGGTCCGGATGGTGCCGCGGCGCGTGCTGCTCGAACGCCTGCTCGAGGGCTTCCCGACCGACCGGATCCGATTCGACCGGCGCGCCGCCACGATGTCCGCATCTCGCGACGGGGTGCGCGTGGAGTTCGAGGACGGCGGTGCGGCAGATGCTGATCTGCTCATCGGCGCGGACGGTCTGCATTCGAAGGTGCGAGACGTCGTCGGGGCGCGCGACGCGGAGCCGACGGGTTGGTGTAGCTGGCAGGGGTTGGCCACCCTTGCCGACCTCACCGACAAGCACGTCGCACTTTTGGTCATCGGCGAGCACGGGAACCTCGGGCTGTGGCCCGCGGGCGGATCCGAGGTGCAGTGGTGGTTCGACCTGCCGTGGTCGTTCGGCTTCGTCAGACCCGAATCGCCGATAGCCGTTCTCCGCCAACACTTCACCGGATGGTGCGACGCGGTCGACGGGTTGCTGGCCACGCTGACCGACGCCGATCTGGCCGATTCGCCGTACCCGCACTTCCGGCATCCGGTGCCGGGGCCAGGCCGCGGTCCGCTGACGCTGCTTGGCGACGCCGCGCACACGATGCCGCCGACACTCGCGCAGGGCACCAATCAGGCGCTGCTCGACACGATGGTGCTGTGCAAGGCGCTCGCGGATGTGCGCGGCGATCCGTCGAAAGCGTTGCGCTGGTACGAAAAGACGCGGCGACGCAGCGTATCGGCGGTGTCGCGGGTGACCGCACTGCAGGTGTCGCACACCGAGGCGGTGCTCAGGCCGGCGGCGGTGATCCCGGACCGCTACATGACGTGGGCGCTGACGACCTTCCTCGGCTCGGTGAGTCACCGCCGGATCTCCGCGGAGGTCAGCAGGGATCTCGCGGCCATGCCGAGCTCATGA
- a CDS encoding class I SAM-dependent methyltransferase — protein MTRRNPLFPYVYRLGTPVFGKLFYDRYRREAMSYATGRLLMIGIGPGTDLAFVPRAVTSIAAVEPEAAFRRMASTAARRRGLVVDVVAGVAESIPFPDNSFDSVHVGLVLCSVDNVHVALDEIRRVLTPAGRLVVLEHVRGDGVMGRFQDLIARPWAAVASGCHPNRRTVEAIASAGFDTAGLRRIRRTAVPPPCTPQLLGFATSAHG, from the coding sequence GTGACCCGGCGCAACCCGTTGTTCCCGTATGTCTACCGGCTCGGCACACCGGTGTTCGGGAAGCTGTTCTACGACCGGTATCGCCGCGAGGCGATGAGCTACGCGACCGGTCGGCTGTTGATGATCGGTATCGGACCCGGCACCGACCTGGCGTTCGTGCCGCGGGCGGTGACGTCGATCGCCGCCGTGGAACCGGAGGCGGCGTTTCGGCGGATGGCGTCGACTGCCGCGCGCCGCCGCGGCCTGGTGGTTGACGTGGTGGCCGGGGTGGCAGAGTCGATCCCGTTCCCGGACAACAGCTTTGACTCGGTTCACGTCGGCCTGGTGCTGTGCTCGGTCGACAACGTGCACGTGGCACTCGACGAGATCCGGCGGGTGCTCACGCCGGCGGGACGGTTGGTGGTCCTCGAGCACGTCCGCGGCGACGGTGTGATGGGCCGGTTCCAGGATCTGATCGCCAGGCCGTGGGCCGCGGTGGCGTCCGGGTGCCATCCCAACCGCAGGACCGTCGAGGCTATCGCCTCGGCAGGCTTCGACACCGCGGGCCTGCGCCGCATCCGCCGCACAGCCGTGCCGCCGCCGTGCACACCGCAGCTGCTCGGTTTCGCGACGTCGGCGCACGGTTGA
- a CDS encoding S53 family peptidase, which translates to MFRLASIPVSTAFRKRRIRVRHRLLAIVAAGVLVLAAGVYTRVPDQQPGIRGPMALLLASSTDLGPSRDGSVQLTAALSDSVRPAALFEWAGAQRMWVRWRPGDAWAVIEGAAQDVATAFGVPVHDYRGRKGQVFYASPQQPAVPEPVRGVVSELGRILGYTPHREASPGILPLDVPSGGLGPKALLEAYNANPLAAAGFTGKGATIVFFEFSGYDQKDLDAFADSSGLPRFTPVLVGGQPGPSGAETVMDLEVAHAIAPDATKVVVNARPTVEGDGAYEKIGQLFESVDRQFPGAVWSLSIGWGCDALLKAADLAPVEGALATAQKHGTSAFDASGDTASLECKGGDEWASPPGPDDIGLDAISSLPAMTSVGGTTLSTDQNGGWMGERAWVDSPLSQGTSGGVSALFNRPAWQRNISVERDIKQRRLAPDVSAVADPFTGVRIVFNQQDAVGAGTSQAAPIWAALTVLMNQYLVANGGHQLGNINPLLYRVAAGANRPAFRDISFGGNAVDLSQPGYDMVTGLGSPNVDFLVRDLLEIQRGVAPR; encoded by the coding sequence ATGTTCCGCCTGGCCAGCATCCCGGTATCAACGGCGTTCCGTAAGCGCCGGATTCGGGTGCGTCACCGCCTGCTGGCGATCGTCGCGGCGGGGGTGCTGGTGCTTGCCGCCGGTGTCTATACGCGGGTTCCCGACCAGCAACCGGGTATTCGTGGCCCGATGGCGTTGTTGCTTGCCAGTTCAACGGATCTCGGGCCGTCCCGGGACGGTAGTGTGCAACTGACGGCTGCGCTGTCCGACTCGGTTCGGCCTGCCGCGTTGTTCGAATGGGCCGGTGCACAACGCATGTGGGTGCGGTGGCGGCCCGGCGACGCGTGGGCGGTCATCGAGGGTGCGGCTCAGGATGTGGCAACCGCGTTCGGTGTGCCGGTGCACGACTACCGTGGACGCAAGGGGCAGGTGTTCTACGCGTCGCCGCAACAGCCCGCGGTGCCCGAACCGGTGCGCGGCGTGGTCAGCGAACTGGGCCGCATCCTCGGCTACACCCCGCACCGCGAGGCGTCGCCGGGGATTTTGCCGCTGGATGTGCCGAGCGGCGGGTTGGGGCCGAAGGCATTGCTGGAGGCCTACAACGCCAACCCCCTTGCCGCCGCTGGCTTCACCGGCAAGGGCGCGACCATCGTGTTCTTCGAATTCAGTGGATACGACCAGAAAGACCTCGACGCGTTCGCGGACTCGTCCGGACTGCCGCGGTTCACCCCTGTGCTGGTCGGCGGTCAGCCGGGACCGTCCGGCGCCGAGACCGTGATGGATCTCGAAGTGGCACATGCCATTGCGCCCGACGCGACGAAGGTGGTGGTCAACGCCAGACCCACCGTCGAAGGCGACGGGGCATACGAAAAGATCGGGCAGTTGTTCGAGTCAGTCGATCGGCAGTTCCCCGGCGCGGTGTGGAGTCTGTCGATCGGCTGGGGGTGTGATGCGCTGCTGAAGGCCGCGGACCTGGCTCCGGTGGAGGGCGCGCTGGCCACCGCGCAGAAGCACGGCACGTCGGCGTTCGACGCTAGCGGCGACACGGCGAGCCTTGAGTGCAAGGGCGGTGACGAGTGGGCATCGCCGCCCGGCCCGGATGACATTGGACTGGATGCGATTTCGTCGCTGCCCGCGATGACGTCGGTCGGCGGGACCACCCTGTCGACCGACCAGAACGGCGGTTGGATGGGCGAACGCGCCTGGGTCGATTCGCCGCTGTCCCAAGGCACCAGCGGTGGCGTGTCGGCGCTGTTCAACCGTCCGGCGTGGCAGCGCAACATTTCGGTGGAACGCGACATCAAGCAGCGTCGCCTGGCCCCTGACGTGTCCGCCGTCGCCGACCCGTTCACCGGTGTGCGGATCGTGTTCAATCAGCAGGACGCGGTCGGCGCGGGCACATCACAGGCCGCACCGATCTGGGCCGCGCTGACGGTGTTGATGAACCAGTACCTGGTCGCCAACGGCGGACACCAGCTGGGCAACATCAACCCGCTGCTCTACCGGGTGGCCGCCGGTGCGAACCGTCCTGCGTTCCGCGACATCAGTTTTGGCGGCAACGCCGTCGACCTGTCGCAACCCGGATACGACATGGTGACGGGTCTCGGCAGCCCCAACGTCGACTTCCTGGTCCGGGATCTGCTGGAGATCCAGAGGGGCGTCGCGCCGCGATGA
- a CDS encoding zinc ribbon domain-containing protein: protein MSASAAAPGEHVLRLSIASTLFPHLPHRSRAPFRAAMALAFLALVVFGLLRWQAPLIALSALALPLLFAMYLRAADVDDDLPAMALILTVLLGVGFGVGWGVLSGGLIAERYDVAFGDVEVDAATVLTGLGVALLTAVLSLLPAVVVRLTRPPARESLNGFAIGALGAIAFTAAGTLTRFAPQFATGPKVDAARPITELLVQAAILGVALPLTAAALGGLFGGALWFTPPAGSSRRPAVVLLAASAAAALLLYSLLGVMESLPFFEGLHLGLHLVIAAIALLALRIGLQAMLLYEERDPQAPDRHVLCPHCDHVVPDTAFCPNCGVAARASSRTARQQRRAPPSAPVTRPGYAMPAGSYETAPTRHITHARVLTGLGVGTAVVAAAAVAVSVLATPESPKFVCPPDCGQPPIGEPVETNPWFMSSDGRFSVQYPRAGTAYEVTFDPDGVNVDFTAGDTGRMQFFGLPANGRTSKQIAEQLIGEKYPDATTDYEIPNAMVGYQPGYGVVKDAYPQDSAGTFTRLRLLVMVAIKKNYALVAAAIGPYHEFSPSFGSGHPSGVNMQLALDMGKYVNSFIWRDNSHR from the coding sequence ATGAGCGCATCAGCGGCGGCACCGGGTGAACACGTGCTGCGGTTGTCGATTGCGAGCACCCTGTTTCCGCATCTGCCGCACCGCTCGCGGGCACCGTTTCGGGCGGCGATGGCGCTGGCGTTCCTGGCGTTGGTGGTATTCGGGCTGCTGCGCTGGCAAGCGCCCCTGATCGCGCTGTCCGCTCTTGCGCTTCCATTGCTGTTCGCCATGTACCTGCGCGCGGCGGATGTCGACGACGATCTGCCCGCCATGGCGTTGATCCTGACTGTGCTGCTCGGGGTGGGGTTCGGAGTGGGTTGGGGGGTGCTGAGCGGAGGACTCATCGCCGAGCGCTACGACGTCGCATTCGGCGACGTCGAGGTCGACGCCGCCACCGTCCTCACCGGACTCGGGGTAGCGCTGCTGACCGCCGTCCTCTCGTTGCTGCCCGCGGTCGTGGTGCGGTTGACCCGGCCGCCAGCGCGAGAGTCGTTGAACGGGTTCGCCATTGGCGCGTTGGGAGCCATCGCGTTCACCGCGGCGGGCACCCTCACCCGGTTCGCGCCCCAATTCGCCACGGGCCCGAAGGTGGACGCCGCGCGGCCGATCACCGAACTCCTTGTTCAGGCGGCGATTCTCGGCGTCGCCCTCCCGTTGACCGCCGCGGCGCTCGGCGGACTGTTCGGCGGGGCGCTGTGGTTCACGCCGCCCGCGGGCAGCAGTCGGCGACCGGCGGTGGTGCTGCTCGCGGCGAGTGCCGCAGCGGCCCTGCTGCTGTACAGCCTTCTCGGGGTGATGGAGTCACTGCCCTTCTTCGAAGGACTGCATCTCGGACTGCACTTGGTGATCGCGGCGATCGCCTTGCTGGCCCTACGGATCGGGCTGCAGGCGATGCTGCTGTACGAGGAGCGCGACCCGCAGGCACCCGATCGGCATGTGTTGTGCCCGCACTGCGACCATGTGGTGCCGGACACGGCTTTCTGCCCGAACTGCGGGGTGGCCGCGCGTGCCTCGTCGCGGACGGCGCGCCAGCAACGGCGCGCACCCCCAAGCGCACCCGTGACCCGACCGGGTTACGCGATGCCGGCGGGCTCGTATGAGACCGCGCCGACCCGACACATCACTCATGCCAGGGTGTTGACGGGTCTGGGGGTCGGCACTGCCGTCGTGGCCGCCGCGGCGGTCGCGGTGTCGGTGCTGGCGACGCCCGAGTCGCCGAAGTTCGTGTGTCCGCCCGATTGTGGGCAGCCGCCGATCGGCGAACCCGTCGAAACGAACCCGTGGTTCATGTCGAGCGACGGCAGGTTCTCCGTCCAATATCCCCGCGCGGGGACGGCGTATGAGGTGACGTTCGATCCCGACGGGGTGAACGTGGACTTCACCGCGGGCGACACCGGCAGGATGCAGTTCTTCGGACTTCCCGCCAACGGGCGCACTTCCAAGCAGATCGCCGAACAGCTGATCGGGGAGAAATATCCGGACGCCACAACGGATTACGAGATACCCAACGCCATGGTCGGCTATCAGCCCGGCTACGGGGTGGTCAAAGACGCCTACCCGCAGGACTCGGCGGGCACCTTCACACGGCTGAGGCTACTGGTGATGGTGGCGATCAAGAAGAACTACGCGTTGGTGGCGGCGGCGATCGGCCCCTACCACGAATTCAGCCCGAGCTTCGGCAGCGGCCACCCGTCGGGGGTCAACATGCAACTGGCTCTGGACATGGGCAAGTACGTGAACAGCTTCATCTGGCGCGACAACTCGCACCGTTAA
- a CDS encoding ABC transporter permease gives MTATVGELEIPGEPPLPSGVPASQIQGRSPWYLAWLRLRRNKMALFCGGVFMLIVLFCLAAPLWAQHVAHTGPNENHITEKVLIDGQPTNVVGTDGTPIGPGLHGQYLLGADQNGRDVMVRLMYGGRTSIYIGLAAAAVTTVLSVIVALLAGYYRGWIDSVLSRVMDVIWAFPVLLLGIALGTTLAIGGLKLGPLAIAGDSIWIPILIIGFVYVPYMARPIRGEILALREKEFIEAAVAQGKGPLRIMFSELLPNVISTIIVFFTLNIANNMLLESALSFLGAGVRPPNASWGTMIADGYEMIYTAPHLTIVPGLMIIATVLSLNVFGDGLRDALDPRAKIRLEH, from the coding sequence ATGACGGCTACTGTCGGCGAACTGGAGATCCCAGGAGAACCGCCGCTTCCCTCCGGTGTGCCCGCCTCACAGATCCAGGGGCGCAGCCCCTGGTATCTGGCCTGGCTTCGGCTGCGGCGCAACAAGATGGCGTTGTTCTGCGGCGGCGTCTTCATGCTCATCGTGTTGTTCTGCCTGGCCGCACCGCTGTGGGCGCAGCACGTCGCGCACACCGGCCCGAACGAGAACCACATCACCGAGAAGGTGCTGATCGACGGTCAGCCGACGAACGTGGTCGGCACCGACGGCACCCCGATCGGGCCGGGCCTGCACGGGCAGTATCTGCTCGGCGCTGACCAGAACGGTCGCGACGTGATGGTGCGGCTGATGTACGGCGGGCGCACGTCGATCTACATCGGGCTTGCGGCCGCCGCCGTCACCACGGTGCTGTCCGTGATCGTCGCGCTGCTCGCGGGCTACTACCGCGGCTGGATCGACTCGGTGCTGTCCCGGGTGATGGACGTCATCTGGGCCTTCCCGGTGCTGCTGCTCGGCATCGCGTTGGGCACCACGCTGGCCATCGGCGGGCTGAAGCTCGGACCCCTTGCGATCGCCGGTGATTCGATCTGGATCCCGATCCTGATCATCGGCTTCGTGTACGTGCCGTACATGGCGAGACCGATCAGGGGCGAGATCCTGGCGCTGCGGGAGAAGGAGTTCATCGAGGCCGCCGTCGCACAGGGCAAGGGTCCGCTGCGGATCATGTTCTCCGAACTGCTGCCGAACGTCATCTCGACGATCATCGTGTTCTTCACGTTGAACATCGCCAACAACATGCTGCTCGAATCCGCACTGTCGTTCCTCGGCGCTGGCGTCCGCCCACCCAACGCGTCGTGGGGCACCATGATCGCTGACGGCTACGAAATGATCTACACCGCACCGCATCTGACGATCGTCCCCGGTCTGATGATCATCGCGACGGTGTTGTCGCTGAACGTGTTCGGCGACGGGCTGCGTGATGCGCTGGATCCGCGCGCGAAAATCCGGCTGGAGCACTGA
- a CDS encoding ABC transporter substrate-binding protein: MNTLRKVVAIACITPLAAFGVAACGSDKGGGGGGGGGDINVAMTSFPDYIDPQLSYTLEGWEVLWNVYTPLLTYKHAKGKEGTQVVPGLAEKMPDISPDGKTYKLKLRPNMKYSDGSPIKASDFTYAIQRLFKADSGGSVFYDVIVGAKDYADGKAQTISGIKTDDNTGDITIELTEPNGTFENILGLMFAAPIPQTTPLDKDATNNPPPSSGPFMISKVDAPRTLTMERNPNFKTVKDAGATEVADAGVDKITVTENKNNSAQVTDIEQNKVDFMVDPPASDRLQEVKSRYGNRFRMEDSINTYYFFMNTERAPFNDLKVRQAINYAIDPEALNRIFGGRLHPTQQILPPGMPGYSEYKLYPGPDMNKAKQLIAEANPTDRTITVWTDDEPDRKRIGEYYHDLLTQLGFNATLKVIAGDVYWTTIGNQSTPDVDTGFADWFQDFPHPDDFFRPLLHGDSILPTNGNNYSRVNIPANNAKQDELLTKLIGDGGVEQQYADLDKAYMEQAVWAPYGNEQFTTFLSERMDFDKSYHHLLFNQDYSSFAIK, translated from the coding sequence ATGAACACACTGCGCAAAGTTGTCGCAATTGCCTGCATAACCCCACTGGCAGCGTTCGGTGTCGCGGCATGCGGAAGCGACAAGGGCGGTGGCGGGGGTGGCGGCGGCGGCGATATCAACGTCGCGATGACATCGTTCCCTGACTACATCGATCCGCAGCTTTCCTACACCCTCGAGGGCTGGGAGGTGCTGTGGAACGTCTACACCCCGCTATTGACCTACAAGCACGCCAAGGGCAAGGAAGGCACCCAGGTGGTGCCGGGACTGGCCGAGAAGATGCCCGACATCTCGCCCGACGGTAAGACGTACAAGCTCAAACTGCGGCCGAACATGAAGTACTCCGACGGATCGCCGATCAAGGCTTCCGACTTCACCTATGCGATTCAGCGGCTGTTCAAGGCCGATTCCGGCGGTTCGGTGTTCTACGACGTCATCGTCGGCGCCAAGGACTACGCCGACGGCAAGGCGCAGACCATCAGCGGCATCAAGACCGACGACAACACCGGCGACATCACCATCGAATTGACCGAGCCCAACGGCACTTTCGAGAACATCCTGGGACTGATGTTCGCCGCACCGATCCCGCAGACGACGCCGCTGGACAAGGACGCGACCAACAATCCGCCGCCCTCCAGTGGCCCGTTCATGATCAGCAAGGTGGACGCGCCCCGCACGCTGACCATGGAGCGCAACCCGAACTTCAAGACCGTCAAGGACGCGGGCGCCACCGAGGTGGCCGACGCAGGTGTCGACAAGATCACGGTCACCGAGAACAAGAACAACAGCGCGCAGGTGACCGACATCGAGCAGAACAAGGTCGACTTCATGGTCGATCCGCCTGCGTCGGACCGCCTGCAGGAGGTCAAGTCGCGCTACGGCAATCGGTTCCGAATGGAAGACTCGATCAACACCTATTACTTCTTCATGAACACCGAACGCGCGCCGTTCAACGACCTCAAGGTGCGCCAGGCGATCAACTACGCCATCGACCCCGAGGCGCTGAACCGCATCTTCGGCGGCCGCCTGCATCCCACTCAGCAGATCCTGCCGCCAGGGATGCCCGGGTACTCCGAGTACAAGCTGTATCCCGGCCCCGACATGAACAAGGCCAAACAGTTGATCGCAGAGGCCAATCCGACCGACCGCACCATCACGGTGTGGACCGATGACGAACCCGACCGCAAGCGGATCGGCGAGTACTACCACGACCTGCTCACTCAGTTGGGCTTCAACGCGACGTTGAAGGTGATCGCGGGCGACGTGTACTGGACGACCATCGGCAACCAGTCGACCCCGGATGTGGACACCGGATTCGCCGACTGGTTCCAGGACTTCCCGCATCCCGACGACTTCTTCCGCCCGCTACTGCACGGCGACAGCATCCTGCCCACCAACGGCAACAACTATTCGCGGGTCAACATCCCCGCCAACAACGCCAAGCAGGACGAGTTGTTGACGAAGCTGATCGGCGACGGTGGCGTTGAGCAGCAGTACGCGGACCTCGACAAGGCATACATGGAGCAGGCGGTCTGGGCGCCGTACGGCAACGAGCAGTTCACCACGTTCCTGTCGGAGCGGATGGACTTCGACAAGTCCTATCACCATCTGCTGTTCAACCAGGATTACTCGTCCTTCGCGATCAAGTAG
- a CDS encoding glycosyltransferase family 39 protein, producing the protein MRLRPAVLDPLVVGVLAAAVSLAGAGRPSFWYDEAATISASYSRSLPALWQMLGNVDAVHGLYYLVMHGWFQLFPPTEFWSRAPSGLAVGAAAAGVVVLAKQFSSRTVAVSAGVICGILPRSTWAGIEARPYAMTMAAAVWLTLLFVVALRRDDARIWVAYGIAFAASTLLDIYLALMLLAHIAFLCLYRPGRKTLIRFGVAAGLACVVLAPFVREAFGQVHQIVWIAPVGRRTLEDVTIQQYFERSPPFTIVSALVVATAVAVWLFTSAEPDRRLLALAAAWLVLPTAVILIWSAVVNPIYTPRYLCFTAPAVALVLGVCIGALAVKPWVAAAVVSVLAIAAAPNYLLVQRGPYAKYGMDYSQVADLIAAKATAGDCLLVNDTVTFMPAPMRPLLAARPDAYRKLVDLSLWQRATDLNNVFDTNLIPEATAGPLSDCRVVWIITQADTPGQRFSDTPAYAVPNSLGFQFVDRWSFNLVQVIKATK; encoded by the coding sequence ATGAGACTGAGGCCGGCCGTGCTCGACCCACTGGTCGTCGGGGTGCTGGCCGCCGCGGTGAGCCTGGCAGGTGCGGGCCGACCGTCGTTCTGGTACGACGAAGCGGCGACCATCTCGGCTTCCTACAGCCGGTCGCTGCCTGCGCTGTGGCAGATGTTGGGCAATGTGGATGCCGTCCACGGCCTGTACTACCTGGTGATGCACGGCTGGTTCCAACTGTTTCCGCCAACGGAGTTCTGGTCGCGTGCGCCCAGCGGATTGGCCGTCGGCGCAGCGGCGGCAGGCGTGGTGGTGTTGGCCAAGCAGTTCTCGTCGCGCACCGTCGCGGTGAGCGCAGGAGTGATCTGCGGAATCCTGCCCCGATCGACGTGGGCAGGCATCGAAGCCAGGCCGTATGCGATGACGATGGCGGCCGCGGTCTGGCTGACGCTGTTGTTCGTCGTCGCTCTTCGCCGCGACGACGCGCGGATCTGGGTGGCGTACGGCATCGCGTTCGCGGCTTCGACTCTGCTCGACATCTATCTCGCGCTGATGTTGTTGGCGCACATCGCATTCCTCTGCCTATACCGACCCGGCCGCAAGACGTTGATACGGTTCGGCGTCGCGGCGGGCCTGGCGTGTGTGGTGTTGGCCCCCTTCGTGCGCGAGGCGTTCGGTCAGGTGCACCAGATCGTCTGGATCGCGCCCGTGGGCCGACGCACGCTCGAGGACGTGACGATCCAGCAGTATTTCGAGAGGAGCCCGCCGTTCACGATCGTGTCGGCGCTCGTGGTGGCGACGGCGGTCGCGGTGTGGCTGTTCACCTCAGCGGAGCCAGACCGGCGGCTACTCGCCTTGGCGGCCGCATGGCTGGTGCTTCCGACCGCCGTGATCCTCATCTGGTCGGCGGTCGTGAACCCGATCTACACCCCCCGCTACTTGTGCTTCACCGCGCCTGCGGTCGCATTGGTGTTGGGGGTGTGCATCGGCGCACTGGCCGTCAAGCCGTGGGTGGCGGCGGCTGTGGTGAGCGTCTTGGCGATCGCTGCCGCGCCGAATTACCTTCTCGTGCAACGTGGTCCGTACGCGAAGTACGGAATGGACTACAGCCAGGTGGCCGACCTGATCGCCGCGAAAGCCACCGCGGGTGACTGCCTGCTCGTCAACGACACCGTGACGTTCATGCCCGCACCGATGCGGCCGTTGCTGGCCGCGCGGCCTGACGCCTACCGGAAGCTGGTCGACCTGAGCCTGTGGCAGCGAGCGACCGACCTCAACAACGTCTTCGACACCAACCTGATCCCCGAGGCCACCGCCGGACCGCTCAGCGACTGCCGTGTCGTGTGGATCATCACCCAGGCGGACACGCCGGGCCAGCGGTTCTCCGATACGCCCGCATACGCGGTGCCCAACAGCCTCGGCTTCCAGTTCGTCGACCGTTGGTCGTTCAACCTGGTTCAGGTGATCAAGGCGACCAAATAG
- a CDS encoding DUF4389 domain-containing protein — protein MRGAIDAPSRWLWLVKWCVLAVPHYPILIGLYLVYPFSTFVAGVAILCTGRYPRRIFDFNVGVLRWSWRVMNYRFPMNTTDKYPPFTLAARPDYPGDLDVDYPDRLDRWSVLVKWWLLGLPQIVLCWAMEAFLQALCVINAAWLLVKGSIHEGMFDLLMGMVRYRYRVAVYVSLMRDEYPPFRMDLGMP, from the coding sequence GTGCGCGGCGCCATCGATGCGCCGTCGCGCTGGCTCTGGTTGGTCAAGTGGTGCGTGCTTGCGGTGCCGCACTACCCGATCTTGATCGGCCTGTATCTGGTGTATCCCTTCTCGACTTTCGTTGCAGGCGTGGCGATTTTGTGCACGGGCCGCTATCCGCGCCGGATCTTCGACTTCAACGTCGGGGTGCTGCGGTGGTCCTGGCGGGTGATGAACTACCGATTCCCGATGAACACCACCGACAAGTACCCGCCGTTCACTCTTGCGGCCAGGCCCGACTACCCGGGCGACCTGGACGTCGACTATCCCGATCGGCTGGACCGATGGTCGGTGCTGGTCAAATGGTGGTTGCTGGGCCTGCCGCAGATCGTGCTGTGCTGGGCGATGGAGGCTTTCCTGCAGGCGCTGTGCGTGATCAATGCGGCGTGGTTGTTGGTCAAGGGCTCGATCCACGAAGGCATGTTCGATCTGTTGATGGGGATGGTGCGCTACCGCTACCGGGTGGCTGTCTACGTCTCGTTGATGCGAGACGAATATCCGCCCTTCCGTATGGATTTGGGCATGCCGTGA